Proteins from a genomic interval of Yarrowia lipolytica chromosome 1E, complete sequence:
- a CDS encoding uncharacterized protein (Compare to YALI0E04664g, no similarity possibly noncoding), translating into MSCNHLNIYIIGITMYVFYSSGHPYAMAIHHSFKISKKKALPPAKSKATLRPKSTEPVPVAANPLITAFEVDFSNDGPVADFQWDIETIEKSRVVFPLAPEAWETTFAAVHESDTTQTTQPPSEDDTTLEITEEKVATKIVPQKFIPGWMMVGDTGDSTDVDQSVDPPQCFDWVDLFFEPKSATEYDPRNFSSHFQETLKVSQELYTPGSVVNPITEGYVISGKSTHAFFNPITGAMTPWIHQPAPRASKDKSTNTTLRTIPNTDCLNVGDPSYWWNVRICSNYFHLGEASSNRVVAALFSTSYKASLSGPTEICIIRCFQPYVKEASYASQFYTFLPQKNEKYALALAGSPTSNLFLVESYKEDVHYIYLLTSSLNSPLPHYKLVLSVSHISRTQKNGNLRGKQWWHHRILTFGDNLVIFKEGRLASWRIIYDCSTDSVKAYLIPEKYGFVADVHPVQFGKHLVFSRGVLDMSTFQFCTVPVGQNDRKKIVWHKRNGVLVGSTVNSLSFQCFYLGDPSEV; encoded by the coding sequence ATGTCTTGCAATCATCTCAATATTTATATAATTGGAATCACAATGTATGTATTTTACTCATCCGGACACCCATACGCGATGGCAATCCACCACAGCTTCAAGATTTCCAAGAAAAAGGCCCTGCCACCGGCCAAGAGCAAGGCCACGCTACGACCCAAGTCCACCGAACCTGTTCCTGTTGCTGCCAATCCTCTCATCACCGCCTTTGAGGTCGACTTCAGCAATGACGGTCCTGTTGCTGACTTCCAATGGGACATTGAAACCATTGAGAAATCTCGGGTAGTCTTTCCTTTGGCTCCCGAGGCTTGGGAGACTACCTTTGCTGCTGTCCACGAGTCCGACACTACACAGACCACGCAACCCCCCTCGGAAGATGATACCACTCTGGAGATTACCGAGGAGAAAGTCGCGACCAAGATTGTCCCTCAGAAGTTCATTCCCGGATGGATGATGGTCGGTGATACCGGTGATTCCACAGATGTTGATCAGTCAGTCGACCCACCTCAATGTTTCGATTGGGTTGACTTGTTTTTCGAACCCAAGAGTGCAACAGAGTACGACCCACGGAACTTTTCCAGCCACTTCCAGGAGACTCTCAAGGTGTCGCAGGAGCTTTATACCCCCGGGTCTGTGGTGAATCCCATCACTGAGGGCTACGTCATATCTGGCAAGTCCACCCATGCCTTCTTCAATCCCATAACCGGCGCCATGACTCCTTGGATCCACCAGCCAGCACCTCGTGCGTCGAAGGACAAATCGACTAACACAACTCTGCGCACCATTCCAAACACAGACTGCTTGAATGTGGGCGATCCCAGCTACTGGTGGAATGTCAGAATTTGCTCGAATTACTTCCACCTCGGTGAGGCATCTAGCAACAGAGTCGTTGCTGCTCTTTTCAGCACCAGCTACAAGGCTTCTCTCTCAGGACCCACAGAGATTTGCATCATTCGTTGCTTTCAGCCCTACGTGAAAGAAGCGTCTTACGCTTCACAATTCTACACATTTCTACCTCAGAAAAACGAGAAGTACGCACTGGCACTGGCTGGAAGTCCAACTTCGAATCTCTTTTTGGTGGAGTCATACAAGGAAGATGTTCACTACATTTACCTCCTGACCAGCTCTCTAAATTCCCCCCTGCCTCATTATAAGCTTGTTCTGTCAGTCAGCCATATTTCTCGAACGCAGAAGAATGGCAATTTGAGAGGAAAACAGTGGTGGCATCACCGCATTCTAACTTTTGGAGACAACCTGGTCATATTCAAAGAGGGTAGGCTCGCATCGTGGAGAATAATCTACGATTGCTCTACTGATTCAGTCAAGGCTTACTTGATCCCCGAAAAGTATGGGTTCGTTGCCGACGTACACCCTGTTCAGTTTGGCAAACACCtggtcttctccagagGTGTGCTAGACATGTCTACCTTTCAATTCTGCACGGTACCCGTGGGCCAGAATGATCGAAAGAAGATTGTCTGGCACAAGAGAAACGGCGTTTTGGTTGGGTCCACTGTAAACAGCCTCTCGTTCCAGTGCTTCTACCTCGGAGATCCCTCTGAGGTCTAG
- a CDS encoding uncharacterized protein (Compare to YALI0E04675g, similar to uniprot|Q08649 Saccharomyces cerevisiae YOR244w ESA1 histone acetyltransferase): MALAEADLPNGKTNGKASGSEETPAPVQKVDMNVAINELRVGCKVHVEKDGEDRVAEILSVQMRRGNLEFYVHYVEFNKRLDERIAATRVDLSQGVIWPEPEKPKKPLSGAAKESSKEKKKNPSKKQKLTDSAATTPGANSEDVMDLDNLQVNGTTQDPDNFNRDEEIEKLRTGGSMTQSSHEVARVRNLQRIVLGNHVIEPWYFSPYPIELTEEDEIYICDFTLCYFGSKKQFERFRSKSTLRHPPGNEIYRDEAVSFFEIDGRKQRTWCRNLCLLSKLFLDHKTLYYDVDPFLFYCMTRRDEKGHHLVGYFSKEKESAEGYNVACILTLPQYQRHGYGRLLIDFSYALSKAEGKTGSPEKPLSDLGLLSYRAYWADTIIELLMEKGKQEMTIEDIASVTAMTTTDVLHTLQTYNMLKYYKGQHIICLTDSVCEKYEKMLKKRRRKVNSELLKWKPPVFTAAQLRFAW, encoded by the coding sequence ATGGCTCTCGCAGAAGCAGACTTGCCCAACGGCAAAACCAACGGCAAAGCCTCGGGGTCCGAGGAGACTCCTGCGCCCGTTCAGAAGGTCGACATGAACGTGGCAATCAACGAGCTCCGTGTGGGCTGCAAAGTCCACGTCGAGAAAGACGGTGAGGACCGAGTTGCTGAAATTCTCAGCGTGCAAATGAGACGTGGTAACCTCGAGTTCTATGTGCACTACGTCGAGTTCAACAAGCGTCTGGATGAGCGTATTGCGGCTACTCGAGTCGACTTGTCACAGGGTGTCATTTGGCCCGAGccagagaagcccaagaagccTCTCAGTGGTGCTGCAAAGGAGAGCagcaaggagaagaagaagaacccctccaagaagcagaagctcaCAGATTCGGCTGCAACTACTCCTGGAGCCAATTCGGAAGATGTCATGGACCTGGACAACCTCCAGGTTAACGGCACCACCCAGGACCCCGACAATTTCAACCgtgacgaggagattgagaagctcaGAACTGGAGGAAGTATGACACAGAGCAGTCATGAGGTGGCTCGAGTTCGAAATTTACAGAGAATTGTTCTAGGCAATCATGTCATCGAACCGTGGTACTTTTCTCCCTATCCTATCGAGCTGaccgaagaagatgaaatCTACATTTGCGACTTTACCCTGTGTTATTTCGGgtccaagaagcagttTGAGCGGTTCAGATCCAAATCCACTCTGAGACATCCTCCTGGGAACGAAATCTATCGAGATGAGGCAGTCAGTTTCTTCGAGATTGACGGCAGAAAGCAGAGAACATGGTGCCGAAACCTGTGTCTCCTTTCAAAGCTTTTCCTGGATCATAAGACTCTCTACTACGATGTGGACCCCTTCCTTTTCTACTGCATGACTCGACGAGATGAGAAGGGTCACCATCTGGTAGGATACTTttccaaggagaaggagtctgCTGAGGGATACAATGTCGCTTGTATTCTCACACTGCCGCAATACCAGCGTCACGGTTATGGCCGCCTTCTTATTGACTTCTCATATGCCCTTTCCAAGGCTGAGGGCAAGACTGGTTCCCCAGAAAAGCCTCTTTCAGATCTGGGTCTGCTGTCATACCGAGCCTATTGGGCAGACACCATTATTGAGTTGCTCATGGAGAAGGGTAAGCAGGAGATGACAATCGAAGACATTGCCTCCGTGACCGCCATGACCACTACAGATGTGCTGCATACCCTGCAGACATACAACATGCTCAAGTACTACAAGGGCCAACACATCATTTGTTTGACAGACAGTGTGTGCGAAAAGTATGAAAAGATGCTCAAAAAGCGGCGCCGAAAGGTCAACTCGGAGCTCCTCAAGTGGAAGCCCCCCGTATTCACAGCTGCACAGCTGCGGTTTGCTTGGTAA
- a CDS encoding uncharacterized protein (Compare to YALI0E04697g, similar to uniprot|Q12417 Saccharomyces cerevisiae YPL151c Pre-mRNA splicing factor PRP46), with protein sequence MPVAKDLFPEYGTLATGENEPSRNIRRAQKLREFQNLELPPYLAKQVAAKMAEKGLAVEATGGVAVQRIAGGSQSGQKALMGASSSALTKHTPSASQPTTHDSLTNLGANLTQSKPAWHAPWEIYRVITGHQGWVRSVCVEPENQWFATGSADKTIKIWDLATGKLRLTLTGHIMGVRALGVSPRHPYMFSGGEDKMVKCWDLETNKVVRHYHGHLSAVYSLDIHPTLDVLVSAGRDAVARVWDIRTRDPVVVLSGHKSTINRVKFQASEPQVITASADETVRLWNLQAGKTMTTLTHHKKSVRGLTLHPEEFTFSTASANSSKQWKCPEGDLVLNYDDQNAIINTLSVNQDNVMFSGGDNGSIGFYDWKTGHMFQSTQSIPIPGSIESENGIFDSSFDKTGLRLITCEADKSIKMWREKPNATAESDPGLEWKPKIYQTY encoded by the coding sequence ATGCCTGTCGCCAAAGACCTGTTTCCAGAGTATGGTACTCTCGCGACCGGCGAAAATGAACCCTCTCGAAATATCCGACGTGCTCAAAAACTCAGGGAGTTCCAGAACCTCGAACTTCCACCATACCTAGCAAAGCAGGTGGCTGCCAAAATGGCAGAGAAGGGTTTGGCAGTGGAAGCCACAGGAGGTGTGGCAGTCCAGCGAATCGCAGGAGGATCTCAGAGCGGCCAGAAGGCTCTGATGGGAGCTTCTTCCTCGGCACTCACGAAACACACGCCCTCTGCAAGCCAACCAACTACACACGACAGTCTCACTAATCTCGGAGCCAACCTTACACAGTCGAAACCGGCGTGGCACGCACCATGGGAGATCTACAGAGTCATTACAGGCCATCAGGGCTGGGTGAgatctgtttgtgttgaaCCAGAGAACCAGTGGTTTGCTACAGGTTCTGCAGACAAGACTATCAAGATCTGGGATCTGGCTACAGGAAAATTGCGACTGACTCTCACAGGACACATTATGGGTGTTAGAGCATTGGGAGTGTCGCCACGACATCCTTACATGTTTTCGGGAGGTGAAGACAAGATGGTCAAGTGTTGGGATCTGGAAACTAACAAGGTCGTTCGACACTACCATGGCCATCTCTCTGCAGTCTACTCGCTGGACATTCATCCTACTCTGGATGTCCTAGTGTCTGCTGGTCGAGACGCTGTGGCCCGTGTGTGGGACATTCGTACTCGTGACCCTGTGGTTGTTCTCAGTGGACACAAGTCGACTATCAACAGAGTCAAGTTCCAGGCCTCTGAACCCCAGGTGATTACAGCTTCGGCAGATGAGACTGTGCGACTGTGGAACCTACAGGCCGGGAAGACCATGACAACGCTCACGCATCACAAGAAGAGTGTGCGAGGCCTCACTTTACATCCCGAGGAGTTCACTTTCTCCACGGCCTCTGCTAACTCCAGTAAGCAATGGAAGTGTCCCGAGGGCGATCTAGTGCTCAACTACGACGACCAGAACGCTATCATCAATACCCTGTCCGTTAACCAAGACAACGTCATGTTTTCGGGAGGCGACAACGGCTCTATTGGCTTTTATGACTGGAAGACTGGACATATGTTCCAGAGCACCCAGTCTATTCCCATCCCAGGATCTATCGAGAGTGAAAACGGTATTTTCGACTCCAGTTTCGACAAGACTGGTCTTCGCCTCATCACCTGTGAGGCTGACAAGAGCATCAAAATGTGGCGCGAGAAGCCCAATGCCACAGCAGAAAGTGATCCCGGTCTCGAATGGAAACCCAAGATATACCAGACCTATTAG